Proteins from a genomic interval of Methanofollis formosanus:
- a CDS encoding type II toxin-antitoxin system RelE family toxin, with amino-acid sequence MSYRVFFSAKARRDIKRIPKDDALAIGEELMSLAGETDPKRHVKKIQGGQNPPFYSLRVGEYRAILTIVDDVMVIHVIEVGHRSKVYRKY; translated from the coding sequence ATGAGTTATCGCGTCTTCTTCTCCGCGAAGGCCCGCCGTGACATCAAACGTATCCCGAAGGACGACGCCCTCGCGATCGGTGAAGAGTTGATGTCACTCGCCGGGGAGACGGACCCGAAGAGGCATGTGAAGAAGATACAGGGAGGACAGAACCCTCCTTTTTACTCTCTCAGGGTCGGCGAATACCGCGCCATCCTCACCATCGTCGACGACGTGATGGTCATCCACGTGATCGAAGTGGGGCATCGGAGTAAGGTATATCGGAAATATTGA
- a CDS encoding Hsp70 family protein, producing the protein MSELLKLFGIDLGTTYSCIAYVDETGRPVIVNNSEGTPTTPSVVYFESAQNIVVGEVAKDIAEIEPQKTVQFVKRQIGKIQEVYNLEGRPISPEEISSYILKKVAQNAEMELGSPVTDVVITCPAYFGDAEKNSTIQAGILAGFNVLAIINEPTAAALSYGATLGGAEKVLLVLDLGGGTFDVTVLKVGKSIDTICTGGDYYLGGKNWDDSIIQYLTDEFSNQTGCTDDITENLETLQSLRGSAEKAKIQLSRKETTTVTVQHDGTRARVELSREKFNALTANLLNQVISLTDDVIKQAKEKGISKFDEVILVGGSCRMPQVMEAVKEKYGMEPKLQDPDAAVAKGAALYAVMKKKVDPTPPTTGDEQMQSLPPIRYGNGDQLPTITDVTSKTFGVEALDKQKKPIISNLIMRDSSIPIDASRTYGTEDPNQASASIKIYEHSSYETEIDLPKDAESLVIGQTELSLPPNLPEGAPIKITFKLNENGILEIFALDLTGNRSVTATIERKSSLSKAQLDEIKERNKGIKVI; encoded by the coding sequence ATGTCTGAATTACTAAAGCTGTTTGGCATTGATCTTGGGACTACCTATTCCTGTATTGCATATGTCGATGAAACTGGAAGGCCTGTAATTGTGAACAATTCCGAAGGAACGCCTACAACCCCGTCGGTTGTGTACTTTGAATCTGCACAAAATATTGTCGTGGGCGAGGTCGCAAAGGATATCGCAGAGATCGAACCACAAAAGACGGTCCAATTCGTAAAACGGCAGATTGGTAAGATTCAGGAAGTATACAACCTCGAAGGAAGACCGATATCTCCTGAAGAGATCTCCTCATATATTCTCAAAAAGGTTGCCCAGAATGCAGAAATGGAACTGGGCTCACCGGTGACGGATGTGGTAATTACCTGTCCGGCATATTTTGGTGATGCGGAAAAGAATTCTACGATACAAGCCGGGATCCTTGCGGGTTTCAATGTCCTAGCAATCATCAATGAACCCACCGCGGCCGCTCTGTCCTATGGCGCAACATTAGGAGGAGCAGAAAAAGTGCTCCTGGTCTTGGACCTTGGTGGCGGGACATTTGATGTGACCGTTCTGAAGGTCGGAAAATCCATTGACACCATCTGCACCGGTGGGGATTATTACCTCGGTGGCAAGAATTGGGATGACAGTATCATACAATATCTCACAGATGAGTTTTCAAACCAGACTGGATGCACTGATGATATTACCGAGAATCTCGAAACGCTGCAATCGTTACGGGGATCCGCGGAAAAGGCTAAGATCCAGTTAAGCAGAAAAGAAACAACAACAGTAACCGTCCAGCATGATGGGACACGTGCAAGAGTTGAACTGAGCCGGGAGAAATTCAATGCCCTTACGGCTAACTTACTCAACCAGGTAATTTCCCTTACAGATGATGTAATCAAACAAGCGAAGGAAAAAGGGATCAGTAAATTCGATGAAGTCATCCTGGTAGGAGGGTCTTGCCGGATGCCCCAGGTTATGGAGGCTGTGAAAGAAAAATATGGCATGGAGCCCAAACTGCAGGATCCTGATGCGGCCGTTGCCAAAGGTGCTGCGTTATATGCGGTCATGAAGAAGAAGGTTGATCCTACTCCCCCGACGACAGGTGATGAACAGATGCAAAGCCTGCCCCCCATTCGGTACGGAAACGGCGATCAGTTACCCACAATCACTGATGTGACAAGTAAGACGTTTGGTGTTGAGGCACTCGATAAACAGAAAAAACCCATTATCTCAAACCTGATTATGCGAGACTCTTCCATTCCGATAGATGCGAGTCGAACTTATGGGACCGAAGATCCGAACCAGGCTTCTGCAAGCATTAAAATTTACGAACATTCAAGTTATGAAACCGAGATCGATCTCCCCAAAGACGCTGAAAGTCTCGTAATTGGTCAGACAGAACTTTCCCTTCCCCCGAACCTGCCCGAGGGTGCACCTATAAAAATCACCTTCAAACTCAATGAAAATGGGATTCTGGAAATTTTTGCACTGGATCTTACCGGAAATCGTTCAGTGACTGCAACGATAGAGCGGAAGAGCAGCCTTTCCAAGGCCCAGCTGGATGAGATCAAGGAGCGCAATAAAGGTATCAAGGTTATCTGA
- a CDS encoding thioredoxin domain-containing protein, translated as MEGEKNRPKPNHLIGEKSPYLLQHAYNPVDWHPWGEEAFELARRENKPIFLSIGYSTCHWCHVMAEESFEDPEVAALLNETFVPIKVDREERPDIDAVYMEACLSLTGTGGWPLNVILTPERLPFYAATYIPKESRFGMTGLFELVPRIQKLWADQRKDVVASADEIRERLIRAQTGRKTGTEPGIDLIHRTYRELIRRYDQNNAGFDNAPKFPAPHTLQFLIRYWSETGEEKALDMAEETLRAIRRGGIFDQIGYGIHRYTTDAEWVVPHFEKMLYDQAFLALACTEAYEATREPFYREVADEVFEYVLRDLQSPDGAFYTAEDADSEGVEGKFYLWTAEDVEALLGPADTDLFVRAYGIGHSLKSEGPVPGVNILHQRVPVADLAEEFAMREEEVRTKLEDARKILLSARSHRPRPSVDDKVLLDWNAFMIAALARAGAVFDEERYIEAAETATGFLIGRMRDEDGKLFHRYRDGETAVPGMLNDYAALVWALTELYPATFDGTYLREARLLADRMIDLFWDEAEGGFFTSPRGGEALILRRKEAYDGAVPSGNSLALTALLTLYRLTGSTRYAQIASSGLGAFSTMASERPSSYAGYMDALLSALSHSYEVVVAGERDDKRTTQFLDVLKGYYLPYTSVVLRDRQNETVLNEVAPHTREMDLDRGKPVTYLCRGPACEQPVTDTSTLREVIAGERVPWGKDYMEQIMKRG; from the coding sequence ATGGAAGGGGAGAAGAACCGGCCCAAGCCGAACCATCTTATCGGAGAGAAGAGTCCGTACCTGTTGCAGCACGCCTATAACCCGGTGGACTGGCATCCGTGGGGCGAAGAGGCGTTCGAACTCGCACGGCGTGAAAACAAACCGATCTTTCTCTCGATCGGGTACTCGACCTGTCACTGGTGCCATGTGATGGCAGAGGAGTCGTTCGAAGATCCCGAGGTGGCAGCGTTGCTCAACGAGACCTTTGTCCCGATCAAGGTCGACCGGGAGGAGCGGCCCGACATCGACGCCGTCTATATGGAGGCATGTCTCTCGCTCACCGGGACGGGGGGGTGGCCCCTGAACGTCATCCTGACGCCTGAGAGACTTCCGTTCTATGCGGCCACCTATATCCCGAAGGAGTCGCGGTTCGGGATGACCGGGCTCTTCGAATTGGTCCCGCGGATCCAGAAACTCTGGGCCGATCAGCGCAAAGACGTCGTCGCCTCGGCCGATGAGATCAGGGAACGGCTGATCCGTGCGCAGACGGGCAGGAAGACCGGTACCGAACCCGGGATCGACCTTATCCACCGGACCTACCGGGAGTTGATCCGGCGATACGACCAGAACAACGCAGGCTTCGACAACGCCCCGAAGTTCCCGGCACCGCACACGCTCCAGTTTCTCATACGCTACTGGAGCGAGACCGGAGAGGAAAAAGCGCTCGATATGGCCGAAGAGACGCTGCGAGCGATCCGGAGGGGCGGGATCTTCGACCAGATCGGCTACGGGATCCACCGCTACACCACCGACGCCGAATGGGTGGTGCCTCATTTCGAGAAGATGCTCTACGACCAGGCCTTCCTCGCCCTTGCCTGCACCGAGGCATATGAGGCGACCAGGGAACCGTTCTACCGGGAGGTCGCCGACGAGGTCTTCGAGTACGTGCTCAGGGACCTGCAGTCGCCGGACGGAGCGTTTTATACGGCCGAAGACGCAGACAGCGAGGGCGTCGAGGGGAAGTTCTATCTCTGGACCGCCGAGGACGTGGAGGCGCTCCTCGGCCCCGCCGACACCGACCTCTTTGTCAGGGCATACGGCATCGGCCATAGCCTCAAGAGCGAGGGACCGGTGCCGGGGGTGAACATCCTGCACCAGCGGGTGCCGGTGGCCGACCTTGCGGAGGAGTTTGCGATGCGGGAGGAGGAGGTGCGGACCAAACTCGAGGACGCCAGGAAGATCCTCCTCTCGGCACGCTCCCACAGACCGCGGCCCTCAGTCGACGACAAGGTGCTCCTCGACTGGAACGCCTTTATGATCGCAGCGCTGGCCAGGGCCGGGGCGGTCTTTGATGAGGAGCGTTACATCGAGGCGGCCGAGACCGCAACCGGGTTTCTGATCGGCCGGATGCGGGATGAAGACGGAAAACTCTTCCACCGGTACCGGGACGGCGAGACGGCGGTCCCCGGCATGCTCAACGACTATGCCGCGCTGGTCTGGGCACTCACCGAGCTCTATCCGGCCACCTTCGACGGGACGTACCTGCGGGAGGCCCGCCTTCTTGCCGACCGCATGATCGACCTCTTCTGGGACGAAGCCGAGGGCGGGTTCTTCACCTCGCCAAGAGGCGGCGAAGCGTTGATCCTCAGGAGAAAAGAGGCATACGATGGGGCGGTGCCGTCAGGAAACTCCCTTGCCCTCACCGCGCTGCTCACCCTGTACCGCCTGACCGGCAGCACCCGGTACGCACAGATCGCCTCCTCGGGCCTCGGGGCCTTCTCGACGATGGCCTCCGAGCGGCCGTCGTCCTATGCCGGGTACATGGACGCCCTGCTCTCGGCTCTCTCTCATTCCTATGAGGTGGTGGTCGCCGGAGAGAGAGACGACAAAAGGACGACGCAGTTCCTCGACGTCCTGAAAGGTTATTATCTCCCGTACACCTCGGTCGTCCTGCGAGACCGCCAGAACGAGACGGTGCTCAACGAGGTCGCCCCCCACACCCGTGAGATGGATCTCGACAGAGGGAAGCCGGTGACCTATCTCTGCAGGGGGCCGGCATGCGAACAACCGGTGACCGACACCTCGACGCTCAGGGAGGTCATCGCAGGCGAGCGGGTCCCATGGGGGAAAGACTATATGGAGCAAATTATGAAGAGAGGATAA
- a CDS encoding Fic family protein, whose translation MKIENIREVLLLGDDQSIEILSRCRDLELIGAIVCGFLNTSGGSIVCGVDDKGNIIGIDDAENAARDLERGLLHGLSPTALVSVQVYRIEEETLLVVEVPAGKDLPYAFENVIFLREGQTTRRANVETIRDMVLRKQVEPERWERRFSSADMKIDLDRDEIRSAIHAVNKTSRFQFRDGDNTVMVLEDLAVCRYGRLTNGGDVLFGTNPAMRNPQVRVRAACFTADRTDDTYRDMKSFEGPLVPVLENVFRFIQRNTPTISRFGKGNLERRDDSLYPVAAIREGLVNAFVHRDYSDFSGGIAVSIYPDRLEIWNSGTFPEGVTPDDLSTGHISVLRNPDIAHVLYLRGLMEKMGRGSVMIRKACDEHGIPLPRWSEDDHGVTLTFYAPEVTPEVTPEVTPEVTPEVIRMLDAFEGEMSRKNLQDILGLKDNEHFRKTYLLPAIHDNLIEMTILDKPKSSKQKYRLTEKGRALIGGDRS comes from the coding sequence ATGAAAATAGAGAATATCAGAGAGGTTCTGCTGCTTGGAGATGACCAGAGCATTGAGATTTTGTCCCGGTGCCGGGATCTTGAACTCATCGGCGCAATAGTCTGTGGTTTTCTCAATACGTCCGGCGGCTCTATTGTATGTGGAGTGGACGATAAGGGGAACATTATCGGCATCGATGACGCCGAGAATGCGGCGAGGGATCTTGAACGTGGACTGTTACATGGTCTTTCTCCTACGGCGCTGGTTTCTGTTCAGGTATATAGAATTGAAGAGGAGACCTTGCTGGTTGTCGAGGTGCCGGCCGGTAAGGATCTGCCATACGCATTTGAGAATGTGATTTTTCTTCGCGAAGGTCAGACCACCCGAAGAGCAAACGTCGAAACGATCCGCGACATGGTGCTCCGCAAACAGGTTGAACCAGAGAGATGGGAAAGGCGTTTTTCTTCCGCCGACATGAAAATCGATCTGGACAGAGATGAAATTCGTTCCGCTATCCATGCTGTGAATAAGACTTCTCGGTTTCAGTTTCGAGATGGTGACAATACGGTCATGGTTCTTGAAGACCTTGCAGTGTGCCGATATGGTCGCCTGACCAATGGCGGCGATGTACTCTTTGGAACCAATCCCGCGATGCGTAACCCCCAGGTCAGGGTACGTGCCGCCTGTTTTACGGCAGACAGGACCGACGACACCTACAGAGATATGAAGTCCTTTGAGGGGCCTCTGGTCCCGGTTTTAGAGAATGTATTCCGTTTTATTCAACGAAACACTCCCACAATATCGCGTTTTGGGAAAGGCAATCTGGAACGCCGGGACGACTCCCTCTATCCAGTGGCGGCGATCAGGGAGGGGTTGGTGAATGCCTTTGTCCACCGGGACTATAGTGATTTTTCCGGAGGGATTGCTGTTTCCATCTATCCCGACCGCCTGGAGATCTGGAACTCCGGTACATTCCCTGAGGGGGTAACCCCTGATGACCTCTCGACCGGTCACATCTCGGTGCTGCGTAACCCGGATATTGCCCATGTACTTTATCTGCGTGGCTTGATGGAGAAGATGGGTCGTGGGAGCGTGATGATCAGGAAGGCCTGTGATGAACACGGTATACCGCTGCCGCGGTGGTCGGAGGACGACCACGGGGTCACTCTAACTTTCTATGCCCCGGAAGTCACCCCGGAAGTCACCCCGGAAGTCACCCCGGAAGTCACCCCGGAAGTCATACGGATGCTTGATGCCTTTGAAGGAGAGATGTCTCGGAAGAACCTCCAGGATATTCTTGGTCTGAAGGACAATGAACACTTCAGGAAAACCTATCTGCTGCCGGCAATCCACGATAATCTGATTGAAATGACGATCCTGGATAAACCTAAGAGCAGTAAGCAGAAATATCGCCTCACTGAGAAAGGACGTGCTCTGATCGGGGGGGACCGATCATGA
- the grpE gene encoding nucleotide exchange factor GrpE, with product MTEQNHLRQSPTDVEILPDKSVLSRENEDTYSSIQDNADPGRTPGSPTQNGDPDISFAPGTKSDPGLSGRVSGNEEKIFEQIQKLQHELAESARREEQLIELVKEQNILFKTRFSQDEQKEKLIDKMHEELQKLKSDLYKNLVRPVLVDILRIRDNMHRMETDLNKKYPDGMVPIKAFSDYSLDLADLLEEHGVEIFEEKAGTHFIPVKQKVINRLVTSNKDLAGIIARSICSGYIYNGQVISPQKVDVYYFEESKTQSADPGPETTQSN from the coding sequence ATGACTGAACAAAACCATTTACGACAGAGTCCGACGGATGTGGAGATTCTGCCCGATAAGAGCGTACTCTCTCGTGAAAACGAGGACACCTATTCTTCGATCCAAGATAACGCAGATCCGGGGAGGACACCTGGATCCCCCACACAGAATGGCGATCCTGACATAAGTTTTGCCCCGGGTACAAAATCTGATCCGGGATTGTCTGGCAGAGTCTCAGGTAATGAAGAGAAAATTTTCGAACAGATCCAAAAGTTACAGCATGAACTGGCAGAATCTGCCCGGCGTGAAGAGCAGCTGATTGAGCTAGTAAAAGAACAGAACATATTATTCAAGACCCGTTTCTCCCAGGATGAACAAAAAGAGAAGCTGATCGATAAAATGCATGAAGAATTACAGAAGCTGAAATCAGATCTCTACAAAAACCTGGTCCGGCCTGTTCTGGTTGATATACTTCGTATCAGGGATAATATGCACAGGATGGAGACTGATCTCAATAAAAAATATCCTGACGGTATGGTTCCAATCAAAGCTTTTTCGGATTACAGTCTTGATCTGGCAGATTTATTGGAAGAGCACGGTGTTGAGATTTTTGAAGAAAAGGCTGGAACCCATTTCATTCCGGTAAAACAGAAAGTGATCAATCGTCTGGTAACAAGTAACAAGGATCTCGCGGGGATTATTGCCCGGAGTATATGCAGTGGCTACATATATAATGGTCAGGTAATCTCTCCACAGAAAGTAGATGTGTATTATTTCGAAGAATCGAAGACACAAAGCGCTGATCCTGGTCCTGAAACAACACAATCGAATTAG
- a CDS encoding DUF7557 family protein — translation MPTDTTAIKIRVPLKHRLDSLKIHPRESYTDVIERLVEMAVDDEPLSDATIKAIEESLEDIKAGRLYTLEQVMAELKDE, via the coding sequence ATGCCCACCGACACCACCGCCATCAAGATCAGGGTCCCCCTCAAGCACCGCCTGGACTCTCTGAAGATCCACCCCAGGGAATCCTACACCGACGTGATCGAGCGGCTCGTGGAGATGGCAGTCGATGACGAACCCCTCAGCGACGCCACCATCAAAGCCATCGAGGAATCCCTCGAAGATATCAAAGCGGGCCGGCTCTATACCCTTGAGCAGGTCATGGCGGAGCTGAAAGACGAATGA
- a CDS encoding carbohydrate kinase family protein gives MRKVMVAFGSRASAFSFSPFGRGVCIKFHHVVSTNLRVGKSDEFDTPIEVLEAGIVHCCRDFTGAVKQIIQKSNAPLSFNPGYGLDEIAYSDLKHILRHTMILFINEHEEEYIARLFGLDASDIRDLGPDIVVTTLGSRGCRVITESHDAHVPAVAAKMVDPTGAGDSFAAGFLFGYQWSGSGMVFLLPHL, from the coding sequence ATGCGAAAAGTGATGGTCGCGTTTGGCTCTAGGGCGTCTGCCTTCTCATTCTCTCCTTTCGGGCGAGGGGTTTGCATCAAGTTTCACCATGTAGTGTCCACAAATCTTCGTGTCGGCAAATCGGACGAGTTCGATACTCCCATTGAGGTGCTTGAAGCGGGGATTGTTCATTGTTGCAGAGATTTTACCGGAGCAGTGAAGCAGATCATCCAGAAAAGCAATGCTCCCCTCTCTTTTAACCCTGGCTACGGTCTGGATGAGATAGCATATAGTGACCTTAAACATATCCTGCGGCATACGATGATTCTGTTCATTAATGAACATGAGGAGGAGTATATCGCCAGACTCTTCGGTCTGGATGCCTCAGATATCAGGGATCTTGGCCCTGACATTGTCGTAACAACTCTAGGGTCACGGGGGTGCAGAGTCATAACAGAGAGTCATGATGCCCATGTCCCTGCAGTCGCGGCGAAGATGGTCGATCCAACAGGCGCCGGAGATTCGTTCGCTGCTGGATTTCTCTTTGGGTATCAATGGAGCGGATCAGGAATGGTGTTTCTCCTTCCCCACCTGTGA
- a CDS encoding NCS2 family permease, translating to MGKNFIERHFRLSEQGTSVKKEFVGGLVTFMTMAYIIVVNPAILEAAGMPFGPAMVATILSAIFGTVIMGIYANRPFAIAPYMGENAFVAYTVCGVLGYSWQTALGAVFISGVLLTILTLTKSRNIMAAAVPHNLKISFAVGIGMFITFIGLVNSKIVVLGVEGAPLHIGPVTSPEVLIAVVGFLVMAALMIRKVKGAVLIGILSAALLAFATGVARAPAQIVSMPPDVSAVFLQLDVMGALSWGFFAVILTMFTMDFLDTMGTLIGASAKAGFLDENGNLPEIEKPFLADSLATVFGAVAGTTTSGTFVESAAGIEEGGRTGLCALVVAAFFALGLFFSPLFAAIPAAATGPALIIVGILMMSAVKDLDFEDYAEAIPAFAVIVLMSFTYNMGVGLCAGFVLFPLLKIVQGKVRDVRPAAWVLFLLCLAFFIFYPY from the coding sequence ATGGGCAAAAACTTCATAGAACGTCATTTCAGACTGAGCGAACAGGGCACGTCGGTCAAAAAAGAGTTTGTCGGCGGCCTTGTCACATTCATGACGATGGCTTACATCATCGTCGTCAACCCGGCGATCCTTGAGGCGGCGGGTATGCCCTTCGGACCGGCGATGGTTGCGACGATCCTCTCGGCCATCTTCGGGACAGTGATCATGGGAATCTACGCCAACCGGCCGTTTGCGATCGCTCCTTATATGGGAGAGAACGCCTTCGTCGCCTACACGGTCTGCGGCGTCCTCGGCTATTCGTGGCAGACGGCCCTTGGTGCGGTCTTCATCTCGGGCGTGCTCCTGACCATTCTCACGCTCACGAAGTCCAGGAACATCATGGCCGCGGCCGTGCCCCACAACCTCAAGATCAGTTTTGCCGTGGGCATCGGGATGTTCATCACCTTCATTGGGCTGGTGAACTCGAAGATCGTCGTCCTCGGGGTCGAAGGGGCGCCGCTCCACATCGGGCCGGTCACCTCGCCCGAGGTGCTGATCGCCGTCGTCGGCTTCCTGGTCATGGCGGCCCTGATGATCCGGAAAGTGAAAGGCGCGGTCCTCATCGGGATCCTCTCGGCGGCGCTGCTCGCCTTTGCCACCGGGGTCGCCAGGGCCCCTGCACAGATCGTCAGCATGCCCCCCGACGTCTCGGCGGTCTTCCTCCAGCTCGACGTGATGGGTGCGCTCTCCTGGGGGTTCTTTGCGGTCATCCTCACGATGTTCACGATGGACTTCCTGGACACGATGGGGACGCTCATCGGGGCTTCGGCAAAGGCAGGGTTCCTGGACGAGAATGGAAACCTGCCTGAGATCGAGAAGCCCTTCCTCGCCGACTCGCTCGCAACGGTCTTTGGCGCCGTCGCCGGGACGACGACGAGCGGCACCTTCGTCGAGTCGGCGGCCGGGATCGAGGAGGGAGGACGGACCGGGCTCTGTGCGCTGGTCGTCGCCGCCTTCTTCGCGCTCGGGCTCTTCTTCTCCCCGCTCTTTGCCGCCATTCCGGCCGCGGCCACCGGCCCGGCGCTGATCATCGTCGGGATCCTGATGATGTCGGCGGTGAAGGACCTGGACTTCGAGGACTATGCCGAGGCGATCCCGGCGTTTGCCGTCATCGTGCTGATGAGCTTCACCTACAACATGGGTGTCGGGCTCTGCGCCGGTTTCGTCCTCTTCCCGCTCCTCAAGATCGTGCAGGGGAAGGTGCGTGACGTCAGGCCGGCGGCATGGGTGCTCTTCCTGCTCTGTCTGGCTTTCTTCATCTTCTATCCTTACTAA
- a CDS encoding DUF4062 domain-containing protein, translating into MESSKKLTVMVSSTVYGIEELLDRIYTLLTAFGYEVWMSHKGTMPVFSNCSAFDNCIAGVTNCDLFLGLITPHYGSGKDEDGLSITHQELRKAIELNKPRWLLAHDYVVYARSLLNHLGYNGEDGRRQLSLRKNQILDDLRVIDMYEEAILSQKPLQDRQGNWVQKFRSDDDAALFTLAQFSRYQEVEAFVHENLRDSAHISQIIHDKGEHP; encoded by the coding sequence ATGGAGAGCAGTAAAAAACTCACGGTCATGGTTTCATCCACGGTCTATGGCATTGAGGAACTCCTGGACCGGATATACACTCTCTTAACGGCATTTGGTTATGAAGTCTGGATGTCGCACAAGGGAACCATGCCGGTCTTTTCAAACTGTTCAGCTTTTGATAACTGCATCGCGGGGGTAACGAACTGCGACCTCTTTCTCGGGCTGATCACTCCTCATTACGGCAGCGGGAAAGATGAGGACGGACTCTCCATCACTCATCAGGAACTGAGAAAAGCCATTGAACTTAACAAGCCCCGTTGGCTTCTAGCCCATGATTATGTGGTTTATGCCAGATCGCTCCTGAACCATCTCGGGTATAACGGAGAGGACGGTCGAAGACAACTTTCACTGAGAAAAAATCAGATCCTGGATGATCTCCGTGTCATCGACATGTATGAAGAAGCCATTCTCTCCCAGAAACCCCTGCAAGACCGGCAGGGCAACTGGGTTCAAAAATTTCGTTCCGATGATGACGCTGCTCTTTTTACCCTGGCACAGTTCTCTCGCTACCAGGAAGTCGAGGCGTTCGTGCATGAAAACTTACGTGACAGTGCACATATTTCTCAAATCATCCATGATAAGGGAGAGCATCCATGA
- a CDS encoding Fic family protein, whose amino-acid sequence MTEKPMIELLTVAGRTKRTRSRDQILWPLLNAGPVEMTIPEKPGSGKRRYRATKNGRALIGEDRS is encoded by the coding sequence ATGACAGAGAAGCCCATGATCGAACTCCTCACCGTTGCCGGCAGGACAAAACGCACCAGGTCCAGGGACCAGATCCTCTGGCCTCTGCTCAATGCCGGGCCTGTCGAGATGACCATCCCCGAGAAACCAGGAAGCGGCAAACGGAGATACCGGGCCACGAAGAATGGACGTGCTCTGATCGGAGAAGATCGTTCATGA